In a single window of the Acinetobacter tibetensis genome:
- a CDS encoding multidrug effflux MFS transporter → MNTLQSPVKKTYSTSWIMLLALLTALGPLSIDMYLPALPQMAKDFGVSTQMVANTLPAYFLGLAIGQLIYGPLSDRIGRKKPLYFGLTLYVVASLLCVLVSNEWALIAARVLQALGGCVGVVIARAAIRDRLDMNASAQAFASMMIVMGVAPILAPTLGALVLSYFNWHAIFVFLMMIGVACWLCIHFFFQETLAPERRLRLNLTQVFQLYAAIFQDRSFRVPMLAGCFSGGVLFCYISSSAAILMNGYGLNQQHFAIAFGSNAFGIMLLSTLNKKMGKHLSVFTRLKIGGFIQLAGALVLVLAGLLQHAPIGLVYAGMFLAVSGIGFTGPNAMALAMSEQGARAGTASAVMGSMQFACGLLGGVILNFLVWTDLMNMATLMLCFISIAMLAIFSLSPEKVMAQS, encoded by the coding sequence ATGAATACTCTGCAATCTCCCGTAAAAAAAACATATTCGACTTCTTGGATCATGTTATTGGCCCTATTAACTGCTTTAGGTCCACTTTCCATTGATATGTATTTACCTGCTTTACCACAGATGGCAAAAGACTTTGGGGTCAGTACCCAAATGGTGGCAAATACTTTACCTGCTTATTTTCTGGGGCTTGCCATAGGGCAGTTAATTTATGGACCTTTGAGTGATCGGATTGGGCGGAAGAAACCACTGTACTTTGGCTTAACTCTATATGTGGTTGCCAGTTTATTGTGTGTGCTTGTAAGTAATGAATGGGCACTCATAGCTGCCAGAGTATTACAAGCACTTGGGGGATGTGTAGGGGTGGTGATTGCACGAGCCGCGATTCGAGACCGTTTAGATATGAATGCCTCTGCGCAGGCTTTTGCCAGTATGATGATTGTGATGGGGGTTGCACCAATTTTGGCACCCACACTGGGAGCATTGGTACTCAGTTATTTTAATTGGCATGCCATTTTTGTTTTTCTGATGATGATTGGTGTGGCTTGCTGGTTATGTATTCATTTCTTCTTTCAGGAAACCTTAGCGCCTGAACGTCGTCTACGTTTAAATTTAACCCAAGTTTTTCAGTTGTATGCGGCTATTTTTCAAGATCGTAGCTTCCGTGTCCCAATGCTTGCAGGCTGTTTCTCGGGTGGTGTGCTGTTTTGTTATATCAGTTCATCCGCAGCTATCCTCATGAATGGCTATGGTCTGAATCAGCAACATTTTGCGATTGCTTTTGGTTCCAATGCTTTTGGTATTATGTTGTTATCGACCCTAAACAAAAAAATGGGTAAACATCTTTCTGTCTTTACCCGTCTGAAAATTGGCGGATTTATTCAGCTTGCAGGTGCCTTAGTGTTAGTGCTTGCAGGTCTGTTGCAACATGCGCCGATTGGACTGGTGTATGCGGGTATGTTCTTGGCGGTTTCAGGGATTGGTTTTACAGGGCCGAATGCCATGGCATTGGCGATGTCAGAACAAGGTGCTCGTGCAGGAACCGCAAGTGCAGTAATGGGCAGCATGCAATTTGCTTGTGGCTTGCTGGGAGGGGTGATTCTGAATTTCTTGGTCTGGACAGACTTAATGAATATGGCGACTTTAATGTTGTGCTTTATTAGTATCGCGATGTTGGCAATCTTTAGTTTATCTCCAGAAAAAGTAATGGCTCAGTCATAG
- the yccS gene encoding YccS family putative transporter — MNTWLTRLKQTTYNTSFMYNVRMIIAFSGTAFVPYFLDYQLATIPLTLGVVAAGLSDIDDRFSVRLLNLVYTYIGFFVTATSIYFLFPHPVLFAIGLIISCIGFILLGSLGRRYATISYGCLVISVYSMLGVHLFEEWYMQPSLLVAGAAWYGLISTISFLLFPVRQVQDKLSECYSSLGNFLFAKSNLFDVDMTPQSYQQSMIDLSLENGKLVGIFNEMKTALLTRLKGDRGQRDTRRSLQYYFVAQDIHERADSAHIDYQILTKVFEHSDILFRFQRILSIQGKACKDLSESILLRKNYKHNKRFKHAFQNLKVSLEKLRDDNHYDPIWINALFSLYQNLKSIDAQLRNLETEQNIVFDKSKHIENQLKDDDLKGWDDIVIRIKQHLTPESVLFRHAIRLSIVLLVSYIFVQVTQIQYGYWIILTALFVCQPNFNATKRRLRLRIVGTLIGIIIGEAVLYFIPSIEGQLLLLVLSGVLFFELRSKQYAQATAFITILALINFNLDGLGFSAAVPRMIDTLIGCALAWLGVTFIFPDWKFRRLPHSIQRSLQAQCNYLNEVIQQYKQGRNNGLNYRVVRRAAHNTDADVASLISTLATEPDFDPTQKSQAFEFLCLNHTFLSYIAALGAHRAQITDPEILNLLNQAQEDIQGALLKDEMPDLTTQNMLQTIRQRLTQDKKEDQLSLIILQQLSLMFSILQQLSHLKQNLSNERDDQATEFASL, encoded by the coding sequence TTGAACACTTGGCTTACTCGTCTGAAGCAAACCACTTATAACACCTCTTTTATGTATAACGTGCGCATGATTATTGCGTTCTCAGGGACTGCTTTTGTTCCCTATTTTTTAGACTATCAACTGGCAACCATCCCCCTCACCTTAGGTGTTGTTGCCGCGGGTCTCAGTGACATTGATGACCGCTTCTCGGTGCGTCTTTTAAATTTGGTTTATACCTATATCGGTTTTTTTGTTACAGCAACCTCTATTTATTTTCTTTTCCCACATCCTGTTTTGTTCGCCATCGGGCTGATCATCTCTTGTATTGGTTTTATTTTATTGGGCTCTTTGGGGCGCCGCTATGCCACCATTTCTTATGGTTGTTTGGTCATTTCCGTATATTCCATGTTGGGCGTACATTTATTTGAAGAATGGTATATGCAACCCTCGCTATTGGTTGCAGGCGCCGCATGGTATGGCTTAATTTCAACCATCAGCTTCTTGTTATTCCCCGTGCGTCAGGTGCAAGACAAATTATCCGAATGCTATTCCTCACTGGGCAATTTCCTGTTTGCAAAATCCAATCTTTTTGATGTCGATATGACTCCACAAAGCTACCAGCAAAGCATGATTGATTTGTCACTGGAAAATGGCAAATTGGTGGGCATTTTTAACGAAATGAAAACAGCCCTGCTCACTCGCTTAAAAGGTGACCGTGGTCAACGCGATACTCGGCGTAGTTTACAATATTATTTTGTCGCACAAGATATCCATGAACGTGCAGATTCCGCCCACATTGACTATCAAATTCTGACCAAAGTTTTTGAACACAGCGATATCCTGTTTCGCTTTCAACGCATCTTGTCTATTCAAGGTAAAGCCTGTAAAGATTTAAGTGAAAGCATTTTATTGCGGAAAAACTATAAACATAACAAGCGCTTTAAACATGCTTTTCAAAATCTAAAGGTATCTTTAGAAAAATTACGCGACGATAACCATTACGATCCGATTTGGATCAATGCCCTGTTTTCTCTATACCAAAACCTGAAGTCCATTGATGCGCAACTGCGTAACTTGGAAACTGAACAAAATATTGTTTTTGATAAAAGCAAACATATTGAAAACCAACTGAAGGATGATGACCTTAAAGGTTGGGATGATATTGTCATTCGAATCAAACAGCATCTTACACCTGAATCCGTCTTATTTCGCCATGCCATTCGACTCTCCATTGTGCTGTTGGTCAGCTATATTTTTGTACAAGTCACCCAAATTCAATATGGATACTGGATTATCTTAACTGCCCTATTTGTTTGCCAACCCAACTTTAATGCCACCAAACGGCGACTCCGCCTACGCATCGTCGGCACACTCATCGGGATTATCATTGGTGAAGCGGTGCTGTACTTTATTCCTTCAATTGAAGGTCAGTTACTGCTGCTAGTTTTGAGTGGCGTGTTGTTTTTTGAATTACGCAGTAAACAATATGCGCAAGCGACTGCCTTTATCACTATTTTGGCCTTAATTAATTTTAATTTAGATGGTTTAGGATTTTCGGCAGCCGTACCACGAATGATTGATACCTTGATTGGTTGCGCCCTTGCATGGCTAGGAGTGACCTTTATTTTTCCAGATTGGAAATTCCGTCGTCTGCCGCATAGTATTCAACGTAGCTTACAGGCTCAATGTAACTATTTAAATGAAGTGATTCAACAATATAAACAAGGTCGAAATAATGGTTTGAATTATCGTGTGGTCCGACGTGCCGCACACAATACAGATGCTGATGTAGCATCCCTTATTTCAACCCTTGCGACCGAACCCGACTTTGACCCTACGCAAAAAAGTCAGGCCTTTGAGTTTCTTTGTCTGAATCATACCTTCTTGAGTTATATCGCTGCACTTGGCGCACATCGTGCCCAAATCACAGATCCTGAAATTCTAAATTTGCTGAATCAAGCACAGGAGGATATTCAAGGGGCATTACTTAAAGATGAAATGCCTGATTTAACGACGCAAAATATGCTGCAAACCATTCGACAACGCCTGACGCAAGATAAAAAAGAAGATCAATTGTCTTTGATTATTTTGCAGCAATTATCTTTAATGTTCAGCATCTTACAGCAATTGAGTCACCTCAAACAAAACTTGAGCAACGAACGTGACGATCAGGCGACCGAGTTTGCATCTTTATAA
- a CDS encoding MGMT family protein, whose protein sequence is MPIAKTSSQELALLILQVVALIPYGKVATYGQIAKMAGLPKHARLVGRVLQQVEDQHLPWHRVINSQGKISLSKLDDQGDNLQIVKLQAENIVVIAGKINLKLYQWNGEICKVG, encoded by the coding sequence ATGCCTATTGCTAAAACATCTTCCCAAGAATTAGCACTGTTAATTCTGCAAGTGGTTGCTTTAATTCCTTATGGAAAAGTTGCAACCTATGGGCAAATTGCCAAGATGGCGGGTTTGCCCAAACATGCCCGTTTAGTTGGGCGTGTACTGCAACAAGTTGAAGATCAGCATTTGCCTTGGCATCGTGTGATTAATTCGCAAGGTAAAATTAGCCTAAGTAAATTGGACGATCAGGGGGATAATCTTCAAATTGTAAAATTACAAGCAGAGAATATTGTTGTGATTGCGGGGAAGATAAATTTAAAGCTCTATCAGTGGAATGGAGAAATTTGTAAAGTTGGTTGA
- a CDS encoding universal stress protein, whose translation MAYQNILVPVDGSETSFAAVKQAAELAKVFGSKITVVQVLALDPYIAAEYITAAQTNDLIERARTSIEGTLEDAKAKFGAEGLTVETRLLEGQMIHQEILNAAKETNADLIVIGSHGRTGLKKFFLGSVAQKILGDTSVPVLVVRQ comes from the coding sequence ATGGCTTATCAAAATATTTTAGTTCCAGTTGACGGTTCAGAAACCTCTTTTGCAGCAGTGAAGCAAGCAGCAGAACTTGCCAAAGTCTTTGGCAGTAAAATTACGGTTGTGCAAGTACTTGCTTTAGACCCTTACATTGCAGCCGAATATATTACTGCGGCACAGACTAACGATCTGATTGAACGTGCTCGTACATCAATTGAAGGTACACTTGAAGATGCCAAAGCTAAATTTGGTGCTGAAGGCTTAACTGTTGAAACTCGTTTACTTGAAGGGCAAATGATCCATCAGGAAATTCTTAATGCTGCCAAAGAAACCAATGCCGATTTAATTGTGATTGGCTCACATGGTCGTACAGGGCTAAAAAAATTCTTCTTAGGTAGTGTTGCACAAAAAATTCTGGGCGACACAAGTGTACCTGTATTGGTGGTTCGTCAATAA
- a CDS encoding cation:proton antiporter, with the protein MGNFLFLQIFTVIFALSIATTIFNKRILGFPQAIGVPIVSAIFVFILQWGASLLNGNQFITINIHNIENAVRHIDFYDFLINGVICFILTSSALKFKVSDLRSYWKPISILASIALVLCAVFFGVVLYGYQFLVGKHVDLLVLLLLGAALGATDPIGIKGVLSSVRAPHHLIVKLEGESLFNDAMCIALFMTLLNVLQGEHFSFIGTLQTLLYEIVVAIIIGWGFGLAILRLLRGKHEMESLILTTALLACGSYLVALFAHASAPIACVFGGLIVGNRWKEILQEREIREVNHFWHTVEGIINSFLFTLIGLELFILDLSVSLILGGIIAFIILHASRFAANYLAFAFFPSFRHKSYNGSLAILSWGGVRGGISLALILAVANIPQLSEYSSILIGYTFISVLLSGLVCGLGLPAVMNAFYYNPNEETEGFKGWYQRLCHKMNRKGFQYIVGEDATGNETITIYNPDAFVDVKADDGVAAVHNPEKVQEVKRLESPGNF; encoded by the coding sequence ATGGGTAATTTTTTATTTCTTCAAATTTTCACCGTTATTTTTGCCTTATCAATTGCGACCACGATTTTTAACAAGCGAATTTTAGGTTTTCCACAGGCCATAGGCGTTCCTATCGTTTCTGCAATTTTTGTCTTTATTTTGCAGTGGGGAGCTAGTTTACTCAACGGTAATCAGTTTATTACCATCAATATTCATAATATCGAAAATGCTGTACGTCACATCGACTTTTATGACTTTCTGATTAATGGGGTGATTTGTTTTATTTTGACCTCCTCAGCCTTGAAATTCAAAGTGTCCGATTTACGCAGTTATTGGAAGCCAATCAGTATTTTAGCCAGTATCGCATTGGTGTTATGTGCTGTTTTTTTTGGTGTCGTACTCTATGGTTATCAATTTTTGGTTGGGAAGCATGTCGATCTGTTGGTGTTATTGCTTTTGGGCGCGGCTTTAGGTGCGACAGATCCGATTGGGATTAAAGGGGTATTAAGTTCGGTTCGTGCGCCGCATCATTTAATTGTTAAGTTGGAAGGCGAATCCTTATTTAATGATGCAATGTGTATTGCCTTATTCATGACCTTACTCAATGTCTTGCAAGGTGAGCATTTTAGTTTTATTGGTACACTACAAACCTTACTGTATGAAATTGTCGTCGCAATTATTATTGGTTGGGGTTTTGGTCTAGCCATTTTGAGATTGCTTCGTGGCAAACATGAAATGGAATCCCTTATTTTAACTACCGCTTTACTGGCATGCGGATCTTACTTGGTTGCACTGTTTGCACATGCTTCCGCACCAATTGCCTGTGTATTTGGTGGCTTAATTGTCGGAAATCGTTGGAAAGAAATTCTACAAGAACGTGAGATTCGGGAGGTCAATCACTTTTGGCATACCGTTGAGGGAATTATTAACTCCTTCTTATTTACCTTAATTGGTTTAGAACTCTTTATTCTAGATTTAAGCGTGAGTCTGATTTTGGGCGGTATTATTGCCTTTATTATTTTGCATGCATCACGTTTTGCAGCGAATTATCTTGCCTTTGCCTTTTTCCCAAGTTTCCGACACAAAAGTTATAACGGGAGTTTAGCGATTCTTTCTTGGGGTGGGGTACGAGGTGGAATTTCACTGGCTTTAATTCTTGCTGTTGCCAATATTCCACAATTGAGTGAATACAGCAGTATTCTGATTGGATACACCTTTATTAGCGTACTTTTATCGGGATTGGTCTGTGGATTAGGGCTACCTGCCGTGATGAATGCCTTTTATTACAACCCTAATGAAGAAACAGAAGGCTTTAAAGGTTGGTATCAGCGTTTGTGCCATAAGATGAACCGTAAAGGTTTTCAGTATATCGTCGGGGAAGATGCGACTGGCAATGAAACCATCACCATTTATAACCCCGATGCCTTTGTCGATGTAAAAGCAGATGATGGGGTTGCAGCGGTGCATAATCCAGAAAAAGTCCAAGAAGTGAAACGACTGGAGAGCCCAGGTAACTTCTAA